From the genome of uncultured Bacteroides sp.:
CCGGCCAACTGCATTCTCCCCTGCCCTGTCTTTAGCACAAAGAATGCCCAGCAGTTGAGGTTCGAGTATCTGGGTAGCCTCATCTACAATAGCTACATCGAACTTTTTCAGACGGAAAAGATCGGGTTTATTGGATATGGAGGCAACGGTGCCCACGATTACACGACATTGAGATATACGTTCGCTGACTTCTGAACGACGGTTGCAGGAAGCCAGTACATTCTCGATAAGATGAGGACGGAATCGCTCTTCACAAGAGAGTTCGCTGCCTACACGGATATAATCGATCTCCGGAGTAATAGATGAAATGGATTTGCAAATCTCGTCTACAGCTCTATTGGTATAAGCAAGCAGTAAGATATGAGTATGAGGTTGCTTATGAAAAGCAGTAACCATCTGTTTCAATGCCCAGGAGGTTTTTCCGGTTCCGGGAGGTCCCACGAGCAGGAAGAAATCTTTGGCAGCAAGGGCTTTCAGTGTGATACGTGCAAAATCGTTGGTGGCTTGAGCAATCCGTTCATCGAAAGAGGTATCGAACAACGGTTTCCGCTGAGCCAGCAACAGGTCGCGACGATCTTTATTAGCCTCAGCAAAAAGGGTAAGCGACTGGAACATACTTTTAAAGGATGTATCCATACTGTCGTGTTCCACTGCATAAAGGCTCTCCTGAGGGAGCACGGAAGGATTTTGCTGCGAAGCACGGATGCGCACAGCAATCTCTTCTGAGTTGATAGCAGCTATGCTACCTTTAAAGACCATTTTATTGGTAGCTGTATCTTCTGTTTTATTTCGTTCATAGAAAAGCACCACATCTCCTACCCTGAAGTTTGGAAGAAACTCCTCCTCGTATAGGGGAATGGTAAACGTAACTGTAGCTTTATGTGCATCGGCTGCACGATTTTCCTTAATAATAAGATCGTAAAGAATTTCTCCCGCTTCCCGTTTCTCCTCTAGAGTAGCCAACCAAAGGGAAGCTGCTCCCGCACGTCCGTCATATTCCATCTCGCCCGATTTGGAAATGTATTGCTCCTTGACAATGAAGTTATAGAGCGTAAGGTAATAGCTTTGTTCGAGTTGGGAGAGTGCATTGAAGTGATTGCCAAAAGCAGAGATGGACGGAGCCAGATAGCGTTCCCAGAACATGCCACGCAGATGGTTTTCATTGAGTACGGAAGGGGTAATCTCACCAAGTACTTCGAACGTATATGCAGAACTGTTTTGCAACTGAACTGCATGTTCCCCAGCCACAATAAGATTGCGCAGGTTTATAGTCCGACGAACCAATGCCCATGACGGACGAGCCGGGTAAAGCAGTGGGTAACGCGTATAGAGCAGATAGGGATGCACCTTACGGTGATTGATACCCATACTATATTCCAGCACTGCCAGGTAAAGAAGCATCTGCACTTTATGGTTCTCTTTGGGTTCGATTTTTCCTTTGATGATATATTCGTCGGCCTTACCCGATTTCATTTCTATAAAGCTACTCATATCCCGTTGCATATAGTCGAGACGTCCCTGCAGACCAAGAGCCTCGCACACATACGAAGGTTCCAGTACGGCATCTTCCTTATTGAGATGATACCCCGGAGCAAGGAAAGTATCAGTCACCACCTCTTTTATATGCTCGAAATGAGTTTTGCAGTCGTTAAAGAACTCGAACTCCAGCTTTGGATCGAGCAGATCTTCACAGGAAGCCAGCTCAATTGGATAGGTACGGAATGCTTTGCGCATACACTCTATATAATCAACCTCTCCATCGGCGTGAATCCACTCGTCCAGAAAAAGATTGGCTATATTACCAAGCAACAAGGGACGTGTGTTGGACATTGGCTGTAAACGTCCAAGTATATAATTGGCCGGATGATGACCGTAATCTTTGAAACATTCGGCCAGGGTACTGATATCAATCATATAATCCGGTTCGAGTACAATCATGGAAGGAATGAGAACTCCCTCTTCATCCACCGTGACATCGAGCAGATTGAGTTGCGCACAATTCCAGAGCTGATCAATGGTTTCATTAAATTCTTCATTCTTACCGGCAACTGCATAGCGTACTTTCAGCGGTTCGTCCACCGTCCTGTCTGCCGGGATAACGTACAGATAAGCATCATCGGCTGACTGAAAACAAACCCTTATCCGGCGAATAGTTTCGTTACGGGGAGCAGTGACAGGAACATAATGCACAGCTGCCTGACTGGGTAACAGATCATAAAGTTCCTGAGGAATATCCATCTGAAACAGTTTCTTCACGGTTAAAGCCAGGGTACGAAGATCGCGAAGGAGATTCTCGCGGGTAGGTTCCTCACGACGGTTCATCACCGCATTGGATGTAAGCCGGAAGGTATGCAACAAGTTCTGAGCATTGCGCGACAGCGAGGCAATGGATGCCAGATAGCTGATACGGGCAGAAAGATCGGTCATCTGCAGTTGCTCGTTCTGCATGGATTGTCGGCAAAGGCGCTCGAGCAATTCACGCATTTGCCTGTATTTCATTGTAAGAGAACTCTCCTCGCTGAGGTATATCCTCAGGAGGGAGTCATAATATTCATTTGCTAATTGATTCATTCTTCTTCCTCTGCAATTTCTGCCTTCTTATCCTTAATAATAAGGATACTCATTTCATAGAGCAGGCAAAGAGGAATGGCTACCACTGAGAGGGTGAACGGATCTCCGGTTGGTGTAATTATAGCAGCTATTATAAAGATAGCAACAATGGCATGCTTTCTGTATTTCCTAAGAAACGATTTTCTGACAAGTCCGATTTTAGCCAGCATCCAGGTTACAAGCGGAAGCTCAAAAACCAGTCCCATCATCAGGATAAGCATCATAAAATTATCTATATAGGAATTCAGAGAAATCTGATTGACAATCTCTGCACTTATCTGATAGGTTGCAAGGAAACGCAGGGTAAGCGGAAACACCATAAAATATCCCAGCAATACACCCAGAAAGAACATGATAGTTCCTATACCGAGTGCAGTACGCACATTACTCTTCTCATTCTCATAGAGCGCAGGTTTGATAAATCCCCATATTTCAAACAGCAAATAGGGCACAGATACCACTACCGACATCCAGAAGGCAGTGGAAATATGAATAAAGAAAGGCGAAGCCAGATTTATATTAATCAGCTTCACCTCAAACTGTTGGGTAAAAAACTCATCGGACAATTGGAGCAAATCCCCTATCTTGTGAAGAAGGGAATAAAAGGCAAAATCATTGTGACAAGGTGCAAGAATTACTGTATCGAACAGATAGGGCATTGCAATAAAAAAGCCTATCAACAATACAAACCATATTCCACATACCCTGAAGAGCACACGACGTAACTCGTCCAAGTGATCCCAGAACGTCATTTCAGCCATGCGCACTTATTTTTGCTCTTCCGAAGGCTTGTCTAATTCGTCTTTCGTATTCTTAATCTCATTTTCGGCTTCTTTAATTCCGTCTTTAAAGCTCTTAACGCCTTTGCCCAGCCCTTTCATTAATTCAGGAATTTTCTTTCCACCAAAAAGGAGCAACACAATTAAAGCCACAATAAGGATTTCAGGAAATCCGACATTCCAAAGTAAAATGCTATTCAACATACAGATTGATTATTAAATTATTAGTGTTTGTTTAGATGACAAAGCTAGCCAAAAGTAATAAACCTGCAAATAATTCTGCTCAATTATTACTGATAAAGCAAAAACTAATCCTGGAAGTAAACCCTCTTAACCCGCGAAGAAACACTGGTAAGGATTTCGTAAGGAATAGTATCTAATATATCAGACAAGACAGTTATAGGCAACTCATCACCAAATATAATAGCATTATCACCCTCTTTACAGTCAATATCAGTAACATCGATCATACATACATCCATGCATATATTGCCCACATAGGGAGCTTTCTTTCCATTAACCATGCAATAAGCATTACCATTACCCAGGTGACGATTCAATCCGTCGGCATAACCAATTGGAATAGCTGCTATACGGGAATCTCTTTCCAGATGTCCTTTACGGCTATAACCTACAGAGTCTTCCTTAGGTACATCTCGTATCTGAAGGATTGTGGTTTTTAGTGTGCTCACATTATTAATGATAGAATTATCTACAGCACTAACTCCATACAAACCAATACCCAGACGTACCATATCGTGCTGTGCACCAGGGAATCTTTCAATACCTGCAGAATTACAGATGTGACGAAGAATTTTATGCTGGAAAGCGGAAGTTAGCTGCAAAGATGCTTCATCGAATATCTCGATCTGCTGACGGGTAAAGGTATCAAACTTCTCGCTATCACTACCTACCAGGTGAGAGAATACTGAACGGGGAAGAACTGCATTCTGCGATTTCAGTCGTTTAATCAGCTCAGGCATATCTCCGGGAGCAAATCCCAGACGGTGCATGCCGGTATCCAGTTTTACATGGATAGGGAAATTGGTAATACCTTCTTTCTCGGCCTCTTTGATCAGAGCATCGAGCAAGTGGAAACTATATACTTCAGGTTCGAGCTTATAGTCGAACATGGTTTTGAATGCAGACATCTCGGGATTCATGATCATGATAGATCCGGTGATACCAGCTTTACGGAGGTCGGAACCTTCATCGGCCACAGCTACCGCCAGGTAATCTACCCGATGATCCTGCAAAGTTTTTGCCACCTCGTAGGAACCTGCACCATAAGCAAATGCTTTCACCATGCACACCATCTTAGTCTCTGGTTTCAGCTTGGAACGGAAATAATTAAGATTGGCAACCAGGGCATTCAGGTTAATCTCCAGGATAGTTTCGTGAACCTTCAGTTCGAGTTCTTCCGAAATACGTTCGAAAGCGAAATCGCGGGAGCCTTTGATAAGAATTACCTCGTTACGCAAAGAAGAAAAAACTTCCGATTTTAGAAATGCTTCCGTATTAGGGAAGAAATATTTTTCTATTTCGAACTTCTTGGCAATGGAAGTTATTTCGGACCCAACTCCTATTATCTTATTAATTCCTCTGCTATGAACCAGCTGAGCTACCTTTCTGTAGAGTAAAGTTGTGCTCTGTCCGGTTTCAAGTATATCAGAGAGAATCAGTGTGCGCTTCATTCCTTTGGCTTCCGAACGACGGTAAAGGAAATCGAGTGCAATATCGAGAGAGGCTATATCTGAATTATAAGTATCATTGATAAGCACGCAACCATTTTTACCCTCTTTTACTTCCAGACGCATGGCTACAGGTTCCAGTTTAGCCATCCGTACGGTAATCTCCTCATTAGGTACCATCAGGTAAAGACAGGCAGCCAAGCAGTTGAGGGAGTTTTCTATGGAAGCATCATCAATAAACGGAATAGTATAGCTATTATCAAATCCAAGATAACGGTAGCTGATAGTAGTACTATCGGTACCCTTGTTTATAGCACTGATAAAAAGAGGTTTCTCCTTATCTGTCTTTGACCAGGCAATCTCTCTGGCTGTAAGCATGTTCTTGGCTACACAATCTGATATAAGATCGTTGTCTCCATTATAGATTACAACATCGCAATCTTTGAACAGTGAAACCTTTTCCATACACTTCTCCTGCAGAGAGAAGAAGTTTTCCTGATGTGCACCACCAATGTTGGTAAGTATACCGATAGTAGGACGAATAATGGATTGCAGGGCTCTCATCTCTCCCATTTCTGAGATGCCGGCTTCAATGATAGCCAGTTCTGATTCTTCGTTTAATTGCCATACAGAGAGCGGTACACCGATCTGAGAATTATAACTACGCGGAGAACGTGTGATAACACGATCGGGACTGAGCAACTGGTGTAGCCATTCTTTTACAACTGTTTTACCATTACTGCCTGTAACCCCGATAACTGGAATCTGGAATTTTGCACGATGTAATTCGGCCAGTTTCTGTAATGCCTTCAATGGATTGGCAACCACCAGAAAATTAGCATCAGTGAAAGATGCAGTATCAGGCAATTGGCTTACAACAAAATTTCTAACTCCCCGGGCATACAAGTCGGAGATATATTTATGACCATCGTTACGTTTGCTTTGTAAAGCAAAAAAAAGAGTTTCTTCAGCGAAACATAGTGACCGGCTGTCTGTTAAAAGCCAATCGATGCGTGATTCTTTATCACCAATGCGTTTTGCGCATAATAATTGCGAAATAGTTTCTATAGAATACGACATAATTCAAGTTCTTTTTCGACATCTAAGAACGGACATTTTTCTTTAAGTTGATTAATCTTTAACACAATTTGTATTAAAAAAGACTTATATTGTTCCGACTCAGGATGGAAAGGTTTATGTTGCAGGGCTTTACTAATTTGGCCCCATTCTTTCATAATTTGTCTGGTTTCCCGGGAGAAATAGCAATTATCGAATGCTTCCCACAAATAGTTCACTGCCACGGAGGATGGATGAAGCATATCATCAGCATAAAAACGATAATCGCGCAGCTCATCCATGACAAGTTCATATGAGGGAAAATAGAAAACATTCCGGGGAAATGCTTCTTTTAATTGATCAATTGCTAATAACAAAGTAGCCTTACTTAGCTGATTGCGGTGCATGCCATCTTTTACGTGACGGATAGGGCTGACAGAAAAAAGGATTCTTACATCTGCATTCTTTTTCAACAAATAAGTTATCAGAGAGACATAAGTATCAACAATTTGTTCTACGCTCAGCAAACGGCGGGTAAAAGCGCTATCAGGTAATTTGTGACAATTAGCCACCACCATTCCAGTTTGCTTATATTCGTATACATAAGCTGTACCAAACGTAATAAGCAGATAGTTTAGCTTTGGGAACTGAACTGTTGCCGACTGCATACGATGATTGATATTATACAGGCACTCATCTGCAGAAGAAGCAGAGAAAGATCCATGATGCATAAAGCTATGATATAGCCCTTTGTATTCGAACAAATCCTTTTCTGTAAATGTTTTCTTATCGTCCAGACATTGCAAGGCATTGGCTATTGATAGTGGATTATAAAGAACTCCAAAGGGGTTGACCTCACAGTTGAACTTATTCTTTACTAGAAGATTTCCTATATTTTCGGCAAAACAGGAACCTAGTAACAGAATCTGATCAGAATAAGAGATAGTCAGCTCTTTCTTAGGAAGTTCTACTAATGTTCTGAATTCCATTTATATACATGCTATATATTTGACTACAATAAAAATATCCCTGCAAAAGTAAACATCTTATGAGTTATTTATGCTAATTTTGCGATAAATTTGTCTGATAATGAAGAATGACCAAACATATAGCTTACTTAATGGCATAAATTGCCCGGGGGATCTTCGCAAACTCAATGTAGATTTGCTTCCTGAAGTATGTAAAGAACTAAGGCAGGATATCATTGATGAGCTTTCTTGCAATCCGGGGCACTTTGCCGCGAGTCTGGGAGCTGTGGAACTGACCGTAGCTCTACATTACGTTTTTAATACTCCTTACGATAGAATAGTGTGGGATGTTGGACATCAGGCTTATGCTCACAAGATTCTGACAGGAAGAAGAAAAGCCTTTTCAACTAACCGGAAATTAAATGGCCTTAAGCCATTTCCCTCTCCTGATGAAAGTGAATATGATTCTTTCATCTGCGGACATGCATCAAATTCCATATCCGCAGCATTGGGAATGTGCGTGGCTGCCGAACATAAAAAAGAGAAAGACCGCCATGTGGTTGCCGTGATTGGTGACGGATCAATGACAGGAGGACTGGCTTTTGAAGGACTGAACAATGCCTCTTCAACACCAAATAATTTGCTGATTGTGCTCAATGATAACGATATGGCCATTGACCGTACCGTAGGGGGGATGAAGGAGTATTTGCTTAATCTGACCACAACCAACCGTTATAACCGCATAAGGCAAAAATTTGCCCAGTTAATGCTTCGTTGGGGTATATTAAATGAAACGCGAAAAAAAAGTATTATTCGTTTTAATAACAGTTTAAAAGCTTTGCTACTTCAGCAACCTAATATATTCGAGGGAATGAGTATTCGATACTTCGGTCCGTTTGACGGACACGATGTAAAGAACATATCTCGTGTACTGAATGATATTAAGGATATGACAGGCCCCAAGATTCTGCACTTGCACACCGTAAAAGGAAAAGGTTTTGAACCGGCAGAGAAATCGGCAACAGTGTGGCATGCACCGGGACTCTTTGACAAAGAGACGGGGGAACGAATTGTGACCAATACCAAAGGTATGCCTCCCCTCTTCCAGGAAGTTTTTGGTCATACTCTATTGGAACTTGCCAAAAAGAATGATAAGATAATTGGTGTTACTCCTGCAATGCCAACCGGATGTTCCATGAACATTATGATGAAGGAAATGCCGGAAAGAGCTTTTGACGTGGGTATCGCCGAAGGACACGCTGTTACCTTCTCGGGCGGAATGGCACAAGATGGATTGGTTCCTTTCTGCAACATATACTCGAGCTTTATGCAAAGAGCATTCGATAATATAATTCACGACGTAGCCATTCAAAAACAGAACGTGGTGCTTTGTCTGGACCGTGCCGGATTGGTAGGTGAAGACGGGCCTACACATCATGGCGCGTTCGATATGGCTTATCTGCGTTGCATTCCTAATCTGACTATTGCTTCTCCATATAACGAGCACGAGCTTAGAAGATTGATGTACACTGCTCAGCTTCCGAACAAAGGCCCGTTTGTTATCCGATATCCTAGAGGACGAGGTTCTGTTGTGGAATGGGAATGTCCATTGGAAGAAATTCCTGTGGGAACCGGCAGAAAACTAAGAGATGGAAAAGATATGGCCGTTATCACCATTGGTCCGATAGGACATTTAACCTCCAAGGCTATTGTACGTGCAGAAGCAGAAGGAGCAAGTATTGCACATTATGATTTACGTTTTCTGAAACCACTGGACAAGAATCTGCTGCATGACGTGGGACGAAACTTCAGCAAAGTGATAACCGTGGAAGACGGTGTTACGGAAGGTGGAATGGGAAGTGCTGTTCTGGAATTTATGTCTGATAATAATTACAATCCAAAGATAAAACGAATAGGAATTCCTAATATATTTGTGGAACATGGTAATATTAAAGAGCTTTACAAGCTTTGCGGAATGGATGAAGAAAGCATATATCAAACTATAAAATCGCAATTATGAAAATTATTATAGCAGGTGCCGGAGCTGTGGGCACACATCTTGCCAAACTCCTTTCAAAGGAAAAACAGGACATTGTTCTGATGGACGAAAATGAGGACAAACTAGTAGCATTGGATGCCAACTATGACCTGATGACAGTATGCACATCTGCCACTTCAATTGCCGGGCTTAAGGATGCGGGAGTGGCAAATGCCGACCTGTTTATCGCCGTTACTCCGGATGAAAGCCGAAACATGACTGCGTGTATGCTGGCTTCCAATCTGGGTGCCAAGAAGACGGTAGCTCGTATTGATAATTTTGAATACCTTCAACCTAATCATCAGGAATTTTTCAAGAAGCTGGGTGTTGATTCGCTTATCTACCCGGAAATGCTTGCTGCCAAAGAAATTGTATCTTCTATAAGAATGAGCTGGATTCGTCAGTGGTGGGAGTTTTGCGGCGGTGCGCTGATACTTATTGGTGTAAAAATAAGGCAGACAGCTACCATTCTTGACATTCCACTCAGCGAACTAGGAAAACAAAATATACCATTCCATATCGTTGCGATTAAAAGAGGTAACGAAACCATTATTCCGCGCGGTGACGATACAATAAAACTATATGATATTGTTTACTTTACTACGACTCAGAAATACATTCCATATATTCGTAAAGTTGTAGGAAAGGAACATTATGCCGATGTGCGTAATGTGATGATTATGGGAGGAAGCCGTATTGCGGTAAGAACAGCTCAATATGCACCTGAATACATGAAGATGAAAATTGTAGAAAATGATGCTGCCCGCTGTGTGCGACTGACTGAATTGCTGGACGACAAGACAATGGTTATTAACGGAGACGGACGTGACGTTGATCTTTTGGTTGAAGAAGGATTGAAAGACACAGAAGCTTTTGTTGCGCTGACCGGAAGTTCTGAAACTAACATTCTGGCCTGTCTGGCTGCCAAACGAATGGGAGTAAGAAAGACTGTTGCCGAGGTTGAAAATATAGATTACATCGGAATGGCGGAAAGTCTGGATATTGGTACGGTAATCAACAAGAAACTGATTGCAGCGAGCCATATTTATCAGATGATGCTGAACGCAGACGTAAGCAATGTGAAGTGTCTGACATTTGCCAATGCTGATGTGGCTGAGTTTAAAGTAAAAGAAGGATCGGCCATTACCAAACGTAAAGTAAAGGATCTGGGTCTGCCTAAGGGTACAACAATCGGAGGACTGATACGTAACGGAGAAGGTATTGTGGTAACAGGTGATACACAGATACAGCCAAAAGATCATGTTGTTGTGTTCTGCCTGAGTATGATGATTAAAAAAATTGAGAAGTTCTTCAATTAACAGATAAAGAAGCCATAGATAGCAAGAAATATGATTAATTTAAAGATAATATTTAAAATAACAGGTATCCTGGCACTCATCGAAGCTATATTACTACTTTCGTGCGCAGGAATCTCTCTTATTTATCAGGAAGAGATTCTGAACGATTTTCTGAAAGTGGCAATCGGCTCAGCAGTTTTAGGTGGATTGCTGGTATTGATGGGAACAAGAGCCTCAAAGAAGCTGAGCAAAAGAGATGGATATTTAGTCATAACACTGGCATGGATTCTCTTTTCGGCAATTGGTATGCTCCCATATTTAATTAGCGGGTATATACCACGGCCTGTTGATGCATTCTTTGAAAGCATATCAGGATTTACTACTACAGGAGCAACCATCCTCAATAATATTGAATCTCTACCTCATGGGCTGCTTTTCTGGCGAAGCCTTACTCAATGGGTTGGCGGATTTGGCTTTATCTTTGTAGTTATTGCTATACTACCGGTATTTGGAATTGGAAGCATGCAGCTCTTTGCTACTGAGACAAGTGGATCTGCGAGCGAA
Proteins encoded in this window:
- the tatC gene encoding twin-arginine translocase subunit TatC encodes the protein MAEMTFWDHLDELRRVLFRVCGIWFVLLIGFFIAMPYLFDTVILAPCHNDFAFYSLLHKIGDLLQLSDEFFTQQFEVKLININLASPFFIHISTAFWMSVVVSVPYLLFEIWGFIKPALYENEKSNVRTALGIGTIMFFLGVLLGYFMVFPLTLRFLATYQISAEIVNQISLNSYIDNFMMLILMMGLVFELPLVTWMLAKIGLVRKSFLRKYRKHAIVAIFIIAAIITPTGDPFTLSVVAIPLCLLYEMSILIIKDKKAEIAEEEE
- the dxs gene encoding 1-deoxy-D-xylulose-5-phosphate synthase, whose product is MKNDQTYSLLNGINCPGDLRKLNVDLLPEVCKELRQDIIDELSCNPGHFAASLGAVELTVALHYVFNTPYDRIVWDVGHQAYAHKILTGRRKAFSTNRKLNGLKPFPSPDESEYDSFICGHASNSISAALGMCVAAEHKKEKDRHVVAVIGDGSMTGGLAFEGLNNASSTPNNLLIVLNDNDMAIDRTVGGMKEYLLNLTTTNRYNRIRQKFAQLMLRWGILNETRKKSIIRFNNSLKALLLQQPNIFEGMSIRYFGPFDGHDVKNISRVLNDIKDMTGPKILHLHTVKGKGFEPAEKSATVWHAPGLFDKETGERIVTNTKGMPPLFQEVFGHTLLELAKKNDKIIGVTPAMPTGCSMNIMMKEMPERAFDVGIAEGHAVTFSGGMAQDGLVPFCNIYSSFMQRAFDNIIHDVAIQKQNVVLCLDRAGLVGEDGPTHHGAFDMAYLRCIPNLTIASPYNEHELRRLMYTAQLPNKGPFVIRYPRGRGSVVEWECPLEEIPVGTGRKLRDGKDMAVITIGPIGHLTSKAIVRAEAEGASIAHYDLRFLKPLDKNLLHDVGRNFSKVITVEDGVTEGGMGSAVLEFMSDNNYNPKIKRIGIPNIFVEHGNIKELYKLCGMDEESIYQTIKSQL
- the tatA gene encoding twin-arginine translocase TatA/TatE family subunit; protein product: MLNSILLWNVGFPEILIVALIVLLLFGGKKIPELMKGLGKGVKSFKDGIKEAENEIKNTKDELDKPSEEQK
- a CDS encoding GSCFA domain-containing protein, with the protein product MEFRTLVELPKKELTISYSDQILLLGSCFAENIGNLLVKNKFNCEVNPFGVLYNPLSIANALQCLDDKKTFTEKDLFEYKGLYHSFMHHGSFSASSADECLYNINHRMQSATVQFPKLNYLLITFGTAYVYEYKQTGMVVANCHKLPDSAFTRRLLSVEQIVDTYVSLITYLLKKNADVRILFSVSPIRHVKDGMHRNQLSKATLLLAIDQLKEAFPRNVFYFPSYELVMDELRDYRFYADDMLHPSSVAVNYLWEAFDNCYFSRETRQIMKEWGQISKALQHKPFHPESEQYKSFLIQIVLKINQLKEKCPFLDVEKELELCRIL
- the trkA gene encoding Trk system potassium transporter TrkA; protein product: MKIIIAGAGAVGTHLAKLLSKEKQDIVLMDENEDKLVALDANYDLMTVCTSATSIAGLKDAGVANADLFIAVTPDESRNMTACMLASNLGAKKTVARIDNFEYLQPNHQEFFKKLGVDSLIYPEMLAAKEIVSSIRMSWIRQWWEFCGGALILIGVKIRQTATILDIPLSELGKQNIPFHIVAIKRGNETIIPRGDDTIKLYDIVYFTTTQKYIPYIRKVVGKEHYADVRNVMIMGGSRIAVRTAQYAPEYMKMKIVENDAARCVRLTELLDDKTMVINGDGRDVDLLVEEGLKDTEAFVALTGSSETNILACLAAKRMGVRKTVAEVENIDYIGMAESLDIGTVINKKLIAASHIYQMMLNADVSNVKCLTFANADVAEFKVKEGSAITKRKVKDLGLPKGTTIGGLIRNGEGIVVTGDTQIQPKDHVVVFCLSMMIKKIEKFFN
- a CDS encoding AAA domain-containing protein, whose protein sequence is MNQLANEYYDSLLRIYLSEESSLTMKYRQMRELLERLCRQSMQNEQLQMTDLSARISYLASIASLSRNAQNLLHTFRLTSNAVMNRREEPTRENLLRDLRTLALTVKKLFQMDIPQELYDLLPSQAAVHYVPVTAPRNETIRRIRVCFQSADDAYLYVIPADRTVDEPLKVRYAVAGKNEEFNETIDQLWNCAQLNLLDVTVDEEGVLIPSMIVLEPDYMIDISTLAECFKDYGHHPANYILGRLQPMSNTRPLLLGNIANLFLDEWIHADGEVDYIECMRKAFRTYPIELASCEDLLDPKLEFEFFNDCKTHFEHIKEVVTDTFLAPGYHLNKEDAVLEPSYVCEALGLQGRLDYMQRDMSSFIEMKSGKADEYIIKGKIEPKENHKVQMLLYLAVLEYSMGINHRKVHPYLLYTRYPLLYPARPSWALVRRTINLRNLIVAGEHAVQLQNSSAYTFEVLGEITPSVLNENHLRGMFWERYLAPSISAFGNHFNALSQLEQSYYLTLYNFIVKEQYISKSGEMEYDGRAGAASLWLATLEEKREAGEILYDLIIKENRAADAHKATVTFTIPLYEEEFLPNFRVGDVVLFYERNKTEDTATNKMVFKGSIAAINSEEIAVRIRASQQNPSVLPQESLYAVEHDSMDTSFKSMFQSLTLFAEANKDRRDLLLAQRKPLFDTSFDERIAQATNDFARITLKALAAKDFFLLVGPPGTGKTSWALKQMVTAFHKQPHTHILLLAYTNRAVDEICKSISSITPEIDYIRVGSELSCEERFRPHLIENVLASCNRRSEVSERISQCRVIVGTVASISNKPDLFRLKKFDVAIVDEATQILEPQLLGILCAKDRAGENAVGRFILIGDHKQLPAVVMQSSHQSRIASEDLVSVGVTNLKDSLFERLYRYYANDPENRVVDMLCKQGRMNPAVALFPNKAFYGGKLEPVGLPHQLETDSPYGDRVQFIPSQPHTGGGSDKCNIYEARLAADIAVQVYNRRPEKFDAARSLGIITPYRSQIAMIKKELALRNIPVLNDILVDTVERFQGSERDVIIYSFSVNYPWQLQFLSNITEEDGVEIDRKLNVALTRARKQMYLIGAPELLKLNKIYKALIKLILPTFH
- a CDS encoding bifunctional UDP-N-acetylmuramoyl-tripeptide:D-alanyl-D-alanine ligase/alanine racemase — translated: MSYSIETISQLLCAKRIGDKESRIDWLLTDSRSLCFAEETLFFALQSKRNDGHKYISDLYARGVRNFVVSQLPDTASFTDANFLVVANPLKALQKLAELHRAKFQIPVIGVTGSNGKTVVKEWLHQLLSPDRVITRSPRSYNSQIGVPLSVWQLNEESELAIIEAGISEMGEMRALQSIIRPTIGILTNIGGAHQENFFSLQEKCMEKVSLFKDCDVVIYNGDNDLISDCVAKNMLTAREIAWSKTDKEKPLFISAINKGTDSTTISYRYLGFDNSYTIPFIDDASIENSLNCLAACLYLMVPNEEITVRMAKLEPVAMRLEVKEGKNGCVLINDTYNSDIASLDIALDFLYRRSEAKGMKRTLILSDILETGQSTTLLYRKVAQLVHSRGINKIIGVGSEITSIAKKFEIEKYFFPNTEAFLKSEVFSSLRNEVILIKGSRDFAFERISEELELKVHETILEINLNALVANLNYFRSKLKPETKMVCMVKAFAYGAGSYEVAKTLQDHRVDYLAVAVADEGSDLRKAGITGSIMIMNPEMSAFKTMFDYKLEPEVYSFHLLDALIKEAEKEGITNFPIHVKLDTGMHRLGFAPGDMPELIKRLKSQNAVLPRSVFSHLVGSDSEKFDTFTRQQIEIFDEASLQLTSAFQHKILRHICNSAGIERFPGAQHDMVRLGIGLYGVSAVDNSIINNVSTLKTTILQIRDVPKEDSVGYSRKGHLERDSRIAAIPIGYADGLNRHLGNGNAYCMVNGKKAPYVGNICMDVCMIDVTDIDCKEGDNAIIFGDELPITVLSDILDTIPYEILTSVSSRVKRVYFQD